In Cyprinus carpio isolate SPL01 chromosome A1, ASM1834038v1, whole genome shotgun sequence, the following proteins share a genomic window:
- the si:ch211-151p13.8 gene encoding UPF0687 protein C20orf27 homolog isoform X1, with product MAQRFRQRHKPAFAPQYMQDRDDIKLTPAIIPGFPWPYVDMATGRKSSTSKGGVRFPDDDEDAPINNSCDEKLQDKVITALPEPDGAYLVKVGFLRSHHKYEIIFSLPQVPTLGKDVSLSPALRTTAKPRLRATHITPRPDGGARVVCEYSAQQEGVVQEELTLVNRNRRDSSVRVRLQARVMDRHHGTPMLLDGVRCVGEEKHTK from the exons ATGGCACAGCGCTTCAGGCAACGCCACAAACCTGCTTTCGCTCCACAGTACATGCAAGACAG AGATGATATCAAATTGACGCCAGCCATCATCCCTGGATTTCCCTGGCCTTATGTTGACATGGCAACAGGAAGGAAAA GCTCCACTTCAAAAGGCGGAGTACGTTTccctgatgatgatgaagatgctCCCATTAACAATAGCTGTGATGAAAAGCTTCAGGATAAAGTCATCACTGCTCTACCAGAGCCTGATGGCGCATATCTTGTTAAG GTGGGATTTTTAAGGAGCCATCACAAATATGAAATCATCTTTTCTTTGCCACAAGTCCCAACACTAGGGAAAGATGTCTCCCTTTCCCCCGCACTACGCACTACTGCAAAACCACGACTACGTGCAACACACATCACACCAAGGCCTGATG GGGGAGCGAGGGTGGTTTGTGAGTACAGCGCTCAGCAGGAGGGAGTGGTGCAAGAGGAACTCACCCTGGTCAACAGGAACAGAAGAGACAGCAGCGTCCGAGTTCGATTACAGGCCAGAGTCATGG ATCGCCACCACGGGACACCAATGTTACTTGATGGAGTGCGTTGTGTTGgtgaagaaaaacacacaaaataa
- the si:ch211-151p13.8 gene encoding UPF0687 protein C20orf27 homolog isoform X2: protein MATGRKSSTSKGGVRFPDDDEDAPINNSCDEKLQDKVITALPEPDGAYLVKVGFLRSHHKYEIIFSLPQVPTLGKDVSLSPALRTTAKPRLRATHITPRPDGGARVVCEYSAQQEGVVQEELTLVNRNRRDSSVRVRLQARVMDRHHGTPMLLDGVRCVGEEKHTK from the exons ATGGCAACAGGAAGGAAAA GCTCCACTTCAAAAGGCGGAGTACGTTTccctgatgatgatgaagatgctCCCATTAACAATAGCTGTGATGAAAAGCTTCAGGATAAAGTCATCACTGCTCTACCAGAGCCTGATGGCGCATATCTTGTTAAG GTGGGATTTTTAAGGAGCCATCACAAATATGAAATCATCTTTTCTTTGCCACAAGTCCCAACACTAGGGAAAGATGTCTCCCTTTCCCCCGCACTACGCACTACTGCAAAACCACGACTACGTGCAACACACATCACACCAAGGCCTGATG GGGGAGCGAGGGTGGTTTGTGAGTACAGCGCTCAGCAGGAGGGAGTGGTGCAAGAGGAACTCACCCTGGTCAACAGGAACAGAAGAGACAGCAGCGTCCGAGTTCGATTACAGGCCAGAGTCATGG ATCGCCACCACGGGACACCAATGTTACTTGATGGAGTGCGTTGTGTTGgtgaagaaaaacacacaaaataa